The Apium graveolens cultivar Ventura chromosome 11, ASM990537v1, whole genome shotgun sequence genome has a window encoding:
- the LOC141695853 gene encoding uncharacterized protein LOC141695853 has protein sequence MYRERKFTKFGDLLSTLLVAEQNHELVIKNHQSRPTGSAPLPEVNNMSFQQNVRGKGYRRGRGQGRYRGRGRSHGHFRPYNNSGHRKWQSESQSKRKAPRGGKTENVCYRCGMDGHWTRNCHAPDHLVKLYQSSQKSKEKMVETNFANNNIDDFPRIRTGGISINGPNEPNETPIWEAED, from the coding sequence ATGTACAGGGAGCGCAAATTTACTAAGTTCGGGGATCTTCTATCAACTCTCCTCGTTGCTGAACAGAATCATGAATTGGTGATTAAGAATCATCAATCCCGTCCAACAGGATCTGCCCCATTACCTGAAGTAAATAACATGTCATTCCAGCAGAATGTACGTGGAAAAGGGTATAGACGTGGACGGGGCCAAGGGCGGTACCGTGGACGAGGTCGGAGCCACGGGCATTTTCGTCCATATAATAACTCTGGTCATCGGAAGTGGCAATCTGAATCACAGAGTAAAAGAAAGGCACCACGAGGAGGAAAAACTGAAAATGTTTGCTATAGGTGCGGCATGGATGGGCACTGGACACGTAATTGTCATGCCCCAGATCATCTTGTTAAGCTATACCAATCTTCACaaaaatcaaaagagaaaatggTAGAAACAAATTTCGCCAACAATAACATAGATGATTTCCCAAGAATCAGAACTGGAGGAATAAGCATTAATGGTCCAAATGAACCTAACGAAACTCCCATATGGGAGGCTGAAGATTAG